A region of Streptomyces sp. R44 DNA encodes the following proteins:
- a CDS encoding YfhO family protein, with product MPPAAEAVYVEDPERRTVPDELGGDARRRFAGPRAPAAAALLTAVLFCLATRLSRTYPFGPVTRNTVDLGQQYLPFHAYWRAFLLGETHGDAFLNWNSGFGSNFLGDIGTYLSSPFDLLVVLFPADRVELALYVVTAAKISAAAAAMALLLLRLRPGPWPVAAALGTAYALSGWTLGNGATVPMWLDGLVAFPLLCLVGEWARTGRRPVLGPLVVALAWIANFYTAYMATLGAAVVLLVRLLTAEETATARQRLAAALRAARGVLIGVGLAAPLVVVVFLATKVADPTPETTFAPAPWTDVLARLLPATASGASPALFIGTPALTLALTLPFNRAVAPRVRAGWTAAIVLVTLSLQWEPTHLLWHAGASPNGNPYRQTFVLCGLLLIAAWFSAARGVPRPTALLAGVVLLGALAWTARGSVDIDRWTFPAFGAAVLLALAAGLLALVGDRRNHARVRTDQARDRRPAARVLPVLAVVLLVAGQAGEAAVNGKRIEEQQRDKVAWSPRIGPWHATAAAEVARADDWPRHRTDPGEVPGGNDVLLVGGQGADYYSSLTADVTSRTLASLGFGYYAKGRHPVSLDNPVADALFSIGTRLRSRPTEPVRQDALPRATVTATTTPVPPLVTVRPPERPATHPGDSAFARQERLLGADVYELPAPSRTGRTLTARCPAGSQVWFWAPEYKGTAALAGERPVGFDGRPPAVRAPLQALGTVPASGAVRIDLGPQGKVRLPREPIGCLVRARLDSAVRQLTATGATRVRADGHTVTAELPPGSEGVAVLAAPRISGWRCSAGDADARPPRAYEGLVAVPLDGRASTVSCSFRPPGLRLGGAVGAAALLALATTALLHRRRARR from the coding sequence GTGCCACCCGCCGCCGAGGCCGTGTACGTCGAGGACCCCGAGCGCCGGACCGTACCCGACGAGCTCGGCGGCGACGCACGGCGGCGGTTCGCGGGCCCACGGGCCCCGGCCGCCGCCGCGCTGCTCACCGCCGTGCTGTTCTGCCTCGCCACCCGGCTCTCCCGGACGTACCCCTTCGGCCCGGTGACCAGGAACACCGTCGACCTCGGCCAGCAGTACCTGCCGTTCCACGCCTACTGGCGGGCCTTCCTGCTCGGCGAGACGCACGGGGACGCCTTCCTCAACTGGAACTCCGGCTTCGGCTCCAACTTCCTCGGCGACATCGGCACCTATCTGAGCAGCCCCTTCGACCTGCTCGTCGTGCTCTTCCCGGCGGACCGCGTCGAACTCGCCCTGTACGTCGTCACCGCCGCCAAGATCAGCGCGGCGGCGGCCGCGATGGCCCTGCTGCTCCTGCGGCTGCGCCCCGGCCCGTGGCCGGTCGCCGCCGCCCTCGGCACCGCCTACGCCCTCTCGGGCTGGACCCTCGGCAACGGCGCCACCGTCCCGATGTGGCTCGACGGGCTCGTCGCCTTCCCGCTTCTCTGCCTGGTCGGCGAGTGGGCCCGCACCGGCCGCCGTCCCGTCCTCGGCCCCCTCGTCGTCGCCCTCGCCTGGATCGCCAACTTCTACACCGCGTACATGGCGACCCTCGGCGCGGCCGTCGTCCTCCTCGTGCGCCTCCTCACCGCCGAGGAGACGGCCACCGCACGGCAGCGCCTCGCCGCTGCGCTCCGGGCCGCCCGGGGCGTCCTCATCGGCGTCGGGCTCGCCGCGCCGCTCGTCGTGGTCGTCTTCCTCGCCACGAAGGTCGCCGACCCCACTCCGGAGACCACCTTCGCGCCGGCGCCCTGGACGGACGTCCTCGCCCGGTTGCTGCCCGCGACCGCGAGCGGCGCCAGCCCCGCCCTCTTCATCGGCACCCCCGCCCTCACGCTCGCCCTGACCCTGCCCTTCAACCGGGCCGTCGCCCCACGCGTCCGGGCCGGCTGGACGGCCGCGATCGTCCTGGTGACGCTCTCCCTCCAGTGGGAGCCCACCCATCTCCTGTGGCACGCGGGCGCCTCGCCCAACGGCAATCCGTACCGCCAGACCTTCGTCCTGTGCGGCCTGCTGCTGATCGCCGCCTGGTTCTCCGCCGCCCGGGGCGTGCCCCGACCGACCGCGCTCCTCGCCGGCGTGGTGCTCCTCGGAGCCCTGGCGTGGACGGCCCGGGGGAGCGTCGACATCGACCGGTGGACCTTCCCCGCCTTCGGCGCGGCCGTGCTCCTGGCGCTCGCCGCGGGCCTCCTGGCCCTCGTCGGCGACCGCCGGAACCACGCGCGCGTACGCACCGATCAGGCCCGCGACCGCCGGCCCGCCGCGCGCGTACTCCCCGTCCTCGCCGTCGTCCTGCTCGTCGCCGGGCAGGCGGGCGAGGCGGCCGTCAACGGGAAGCGGATCGAGGAGCAGCAGCGCGACAAGGTCGCCTGGTCGCCCCGGATCGGCCCCTGGCACGCCACCGCCGCCGCCGAGGTGGCCCGCGCCGACGACTGGCCCCGCCACCGCACGGACCCCGGCGAGGTCCCCGGAGGCAACGACGTGCTGCTCGTCGGAGGGCAGGGCGCCGACTACTACAGCAGCCTCACCGCGGACGTGACCTCCCGCACCCTGGCCTCGCTCGGCTTCGGCTACTACGCCAAGGGCCGGCACCCGGTCAGCCTCGACAACCCCGTCGCGGACGCCCTCTTCTCCATCGGCACCCGACTGCGCTCGCGGCCCACGGAGCCGGTACGGCAGGACGCCCTGCCCCGCGCCACGGTCACCGCCACCACCACCCCCGTACCGCCCCTGGTCACCGTCCGTCCGCCGGAGCGGCCCGCCACGCACCCCGGGGACTCGGCCTTCGCCCGGCAGGAGCGCCTCCTCGGCGCCGACGTGTACGAGCTGCCCGCCCCGAGCCGTACCGGACGCACCCTCACCGCCCGCTGTCCCGCGGGCTCCCAGGTCTGGTTCTGGGCACCCGAGTACAAGGGCACGGCGGCCCTCGCGGGGGAGCGGCCCGTGGGCTTCGACGGCAGGCCGCCCGCCGTGCGCGCCCCCCTGCAGGCCCTCGGCACCGTCCCGGCCTCCGGCGCGGTACGGATCGACCTCGGGCCCCAGGGCAAGGTGCGGCTGCCCCGGGAGCCGATCGGCTGCCTGGTCCGCGCCCGGCTCGACTCCGCCGTACGGCAGCTCACCGCCACCGGCGCCACGCGCGTGCGTGCCGACGGACACACCGTCACCGCCGAACTGCCGCCGGGCAGCGAGGGCGTCGCGGTTCTCGCCGCGCCGCGCATCTCCGGCTGGCGCTGCTCCGCCGGCGATGCGGACGCCCGACCCCCGCGCGCGTACGAGGGCCTCGTCGCCGTCCCCCTCGACGGACGGGCGAGCACGGTCAGCTGCTCCTTCCGGCCGCCGGGGCTCCGGCTCGGCGGCGCGGTCGGCGCGGCGGCGCTCCTCGCGCTCGCGACGACGGCGCTCCTGCACCGCCGGCGGGCCCGCCGGTGA
- a CDS encoding glycosyltransferase family 2 protein yields MPKLSVVVPFHNVGAYAPDTLRSLANNADPEFEFLLIDDCSTDDTPEILDRWRDRLPNATVIRHETNRGVAQARNTGIDAATGDYLTFLDGDDWYAPGHLSAAVAGISRLDCDFARTDHVLSEGRKRQIRYAPAKRRDTVMDPRDGISPASMVTMVDYPFVPFGIYSGRLFEKGESRFETSLRTAEDRLWIWRLHLKARTFAALSLHGVFYRRGVTTSLTQITDNRQLDFIPSYDLLLDDVSRDVEADRFLPKAVRTYCAMIAFHMGKAASYEPAVAARLRADVRDALHRMPQDVLDETLATMDTPRSTLLRSLRDTGRTA; encoded by the coding sequence GTGCCGAAACTGTCCGTCGTCGTACCGTTCCACAATGTCGGGGCCTACGCGCCCGACACCCTGCGCAGTCTCGCGAACAACGCGGATCCGGAATTCGAGTTCCTGCTGATCGACGACTGCTCGACGGACGACACCCCGGAGATCCTCGACCGCTGGCGCGACCGCCTGCCGAACGCCACCGTCATCCGGCACGAGACGAACAGGGGCGTCGCCCAGGCCCGCAACACCGGAATCGACGCGGCGACCGGCGACTACCTCACCTTTCTCGACGGCGACGACTGGTACGCGCCCGGCCACCTGAGCGCGGCCGTCGCCGGAATCTCCCGCCTGGACTGCGATTTCGCCCGGACCGACCACGTCCTGTCGGAGGGCCGGAAGCGGCAGATCCGCTATGCCCCGGCCAAGCGCCGGGACACCGTGATGGACCCCAGGGACGGCATCTCGCCGGCCAGCATGGTCACGATGGTCGACTATCCCTTCGTCCCCTTCGGAATTTACAGCGGACGCCTTTTCGAGAAGGGCGAATCCCGCTTCGAGACGTCTCTCAGAACCGCCGAGGACCGCCTCTGGATCTGGCGCCTCCACCTCAAGGCGCGCACCTTCGCGGCGCTTTCCCTGCACGGCGTCTTCTACCGGCGGGGCGTCACCACCTCGCTCACCCAGATCACCGACAACCGGCAGCTGGACTTCATTCCCTCGTACGACCTCCTGCTCGACGACGTCTCCCGGGACGTGGAGGCGGACCGCTTCCTCCCGAAGGCGGTCCGCACCTACTGCGCGATGATCGCCTTCCACATGGGGAAGGCCGCCTCGTACGAGCCCGCCGTCGCCGCGCGGCTGCGCGCCGACGTCCGCGACGCCCTGCACCGCATGCCGCAGGACGTCCTCGACGAGACCCTCGCCACCATGGACACCCCGCGCAGCACCCTCCTGCGGAGCCTGCGCGACACCGGAAGGACCGCCTGA
- a CDS encoding polysialyltransferase family glycosyltransferase: MAPAPAKAPAPDLPVQIFQVSTLYGAATLAAALDAGQFGPRHSARRLLLLSHHAEIPETALRLETMTGYGRIAARFDGTLDWNETIHPYHPATWAPRPEEAPLWQRVLRTAWDLGTGPVELIVESIQVNPAKALAGAFPESALHVYADGLMSYGPTRSELAQSIACRVRRVLHLDLVPGLRPLLLSEYGVEPELVPDAAFRAVLAEIAEEAADDPEIARAAAAEPTALLLGQYLAALSLLTAEEEEELHVRMLRGAAAAGHRSIVFKPHPTAPARYSQALDEEAARSGVRLTVLDGPLLAETFYERCRPRLVVGCFSTAMLTAAVHYDVPIARVGTTEVLERLTPFENSNRIPLTVVDHLVADLEGGEEPAVPGVAPDSLTPLVRAVGYCMRHKVHPGLRKEAAAFLAEHHADPGTALHFTAERLTELGLPGGGPVPRRTGASRLRRGLARSRRG, translated from the coding sequence ATGGCCCCCGCCCCCGCGAAGGCGCCCGCCCCCGACCTGCCGGTCCAGATCTTCCAGGTGTCCACCCTGTACGGCGCGGCCACCCTGGCCGCCGCGCTCGACGCCGGACAGTTCGGCCCCCGCCACTCCGCCCGCAGGCTCCTGCTGCTCTCGCACCACGCCGAGATCCCGGAGACCGCGCTGCGCCTGGAGACCATGACCGGGTACGGGCGGATCGCCGCCCGCTTCGACGGCACCCTCGACTGGAACGAGACGATCCACCCGTACCACCCCGCCACCTGGGCGCCCCGCCCCGAGGAGGCCCCGCTGTGGCAGCGCGTGCTGCGCACCGCCTGGGACCTCGGCACCGGCCCGGTCGAGCTGATCGTCGAGTCCATCCAGGTCAACCCGGCCAAGGCGCTCGCCGGGGCCTTCCCCGAGAGCGCCCTGCACGTCTACGCCGACGGCCTGATGAGCTACGGCCCGACCCGCTCCGAGCTCGCGCAGTCGATCGCCTGCCGCGTCCGCCGGGTCCTCCACCTCGACCTCGTGCCCGGCCTGCGCCCCCTCCTCCTGAGCGAGTACGGGGTCGAGCCCGAACTCGTCCCCGACGCCGCCTTCCGCGCCGTCCTCGCCGAGATCGCCGAGGAGGCGGCCGACGACCCCGAGATCGCCCGGGCGGCCGCCGCCGAGCCGACGGCCCTGCTGCTCGGCCAGTACCTCGCCGCCCTCTCCCTCCTCACCGCCGAGGAGGAGGAGGAGCTGCACGTGCGGATGCTGCGCGGGGCAGCCGCGGCCGGGCACCGCTCGATCGTCTTCAAGCCGCATCCGACCGCGCCCGCCCGCTACTCCCAGGCCCTGGACGAGGAGGCCGCCCGGAGCGGTGTGCGGCTCACGGTCCTGGACGGGCCGCTGCTCGCCGAGACCTTCTACGAGCGCTGCCGGCCCCGGCTCGTCGTCGGCTGCTTCTCCACGGCGATGCTCACCGCCGCCGTCCACTACGACGTCCCCATCGCGCGCGTGGGCACGACCGAGGTCCTCGAACGCCTCACCCCCTTCGAGAACAGCAACCGGATCCCGCTCACCGTCGTCGACCACCTCGTCGCGGACCTGGAGGGCGGTGAGGAGCCCGCCGTCCCCGGGGTGGCCCCGGACTCGCTCACGCCGCTGGTCCGGGCCGTCGGCTACTGCATGCGGCACAAGGTCCATCCGGGACTCCGGAAGGAGGCCGCCGCCTTCCTGGCGGAGCACCACGCCGACCCCGGCACCGCGCTCCACTTCACCGCCGAACGGCTGACCGAGCTCGGCCTGCCGGGCGGCGGGCCCGTCCCGCGGCGCACGGGCGCGTCCCGGCTGCGCCGCGGCCTGGCCCGGAGCCGCCGCGGCTGA
- a CDS encoding VOC family protein, producing MTEATPRSPGTPCWVSLMVHGIDATQEFYNALFDWEFVPGPQQLGPYVRALLGGKEVAGIGQLPPDRNLRIAWTPYLAAEDADETAENIRCCGGTVAVGPLDAGEAGRMAICSDPAGAVFGVWQAEAHHGTVVAGPPGTPVWNELLTYETSSIGKFYRTVFGYEVEPIVSADHDYATLHVAGVPVASLHGVGNALPRDRGPHWMTYFEVADTDAAARLVVELGGQVLRPPREGTAGRLALVADPEGAVFTLVRSIDR from the coding sequence ATGACCGAGGCGACTCCCCGATCCCCCGGCACACCCTGCTGGGTGAGCCTGATGGTGCACGGGATTGACGCCACGCAGGAGTTCTACAACGCGCTCTTCGACTGGGAGTTCGTGCCCGGTCCGCAGCAGCTCGGCCCGTACGTGCGCGCGCTGCTCGGCGGCAAGGAGGTGGCGGGCATCGGCCAGCTGCCGCCCGACCGGAACCTGCGCATCGCCTGGACCCCCTATCTGGCCGCCGAGGACGCCGACGAGACCGCCGAGAACATCCGCTGCTGCGGCGGCACCGTGGCCGTCGGCCCGCTGGACGCGGGCGAGGCGGGCCGCATGGCGATCTGCTCCGACCCGGCCGGCGCGGTCTTCGGGGTCTGGCAGGCGGAGGCGCACCACGGCACGGTGGTCGCGGGACCTCCGGGGACCCCGGTGTGGAACGAGCTCCTCACGTACGAGACGTCCTCGATCGGCAAGTTCTACCGGACGGTCTTCGGCTACGAGGTCGAGCCGATCGTCTCCGCCGACCACGACTACGCGACGCTGCACGTGGCCGGGGTCCCGGTGGCCTCGCTGCACGGCGTCGGCAACGCGCTGCCCCGGGACCGGGGCCCGCACTGGATGACGTACTTCGAGGTCGCCGACACGGACGCGGCCGCGCGGCTCGTTGTGGAGCTCGGCGGCCAGGTGCTGCGCCCGCCGCGCGAGGGCACGGCGGGCCGGCTCGCCCTGGTGGCGGACCCGGAGGGCGCGGTCTTCACCCTGGTCAGGTCCATCGACCGCTGA
- a CDS encoding sulfurtransferase yields MKPIISASELLSESAGARPPVLLDVRWTLGGPPGRPAYEAGHLPGAVYVDLDAELAGPPGSGGRHPLPDPEAFGAVMRRAGVSADRPVVVYDGGLGWGAARAWWLLRWAGHPDVRVLDGGLAAWTGELTEKVPTPDPGDFQPEPGALGLLDADAAAELAGTGLLLDARAAERYRGDVEPIDRVGGHIPGAVSAPTTENVDAEGLFLAAGVLRDRFRALGAAEGTPVAVYCGSGVSGAHEVLALEIAGIPAALYAGSWSEWSSDPARPVATGPDPR; encoded by the coding sequence ATGAAGCCCATCATCTCCGCAAGCGAACTGCTGAGCGAGTCGGCCGGGGCTCGGCCGCCGGTCCTCCTGGACGTCCGCTGGACGCTCGGCGGCCCGCCCGGACGGCCCGCGTACGAGGCCGGCCACCTTCCCGGCGCCGTCTACGTCGACCTGGACGCGGAACTCGCGGGACCGCCCGGGAGCGGCGGCCGTCACCCGCTGCCCGACCCGGAGGCCTTCGGCGCCGTCATGCGCCGGGCGGGTGTCTCGGCGGACCGGCCGGTCGTCGTCTACGACGGCGGTCTCGGCTGGGGCGCCGCCCGCGCCTGGTGGCTGCTCCGCTGGGCGGGCCACCCGGACGTGCGGGTCCTGGACGGGGGCCTCGCGGCCTGGACGGGCGAGCTGACCGAGAAGGTTCCCACGCCGGACCCGGGCGACTTCCAGCCGGAGCCGGGCGCCCTCGGACTGCTCGACGCCGACGCGGCGGCGGAGCTGGCCGGTACGGGGCTGCTCCTCGACGCGCGGGCGGCGGAGCGCTACCGGGGCGACGTGGAGCCGATCGACCGGGTCGGCGGGCACATCCCGGGCGCGGTCTCGGCCCCGACGACCGAGAACGTCGACGCCGAGGGCCTCTTCCTGGCCGCCGGCGTCCTGCGGGACCGGTTCAGGGCGCTCGGAGCGGCCGAGGGGACCCCGGTCGCCGTCTACTGCGGCTCGGGCGTCTCGGGCGCCCACGAGGTCCTGGCCCTGGAGATCGCGGGGATCCCCGCGGCCCTGTACGCCGGCTCGTGGTCGGAGTGGTCCTCGGACCCCGCCCGCCCGGTCGCCACGGGCCCGGACCCGCGGTAG